One genomic window of Ictalurus punctatus breed USDA103 chromosome 23, Coco_2.0, whole genome shotgun sequence includes the following:
- the LOC108256462 gene encoding kelch-like protein 10: protein MTRYDVLNEMRLKEEQCDVVLRVDKVEFKVHKIILCARSPYFRALFTKEARSDQTVYTFSNVSPDIMELIIHYMYTQDVRVTSDNVQALLVMADYLLMRDLVRNCCDFLTEHLSCCEITVLPN from the exons ATGACACGGTACGATGTGCTGAACGAGATGCGGTTGAAGGAGGAGCAGTGCGACGTGGTCCTCAGAGTGGACAAGGTGGAATTCAAGGTCCATAAGATCATCCTCTGCGCGCGCAGCCCGTATTTCCG AGCCCTGTTCACGAAAGAGGCCCGCTCGGATCAGACGGTGTACACCTTCTCGAATGTGTCTCCAGACATCATGGAGCTTATAATCCACTACATGTACACCCAGGATGTTCGAGTCACCTCTGATAATGTGCAGGCTCTGTTGGTCATGGCCGATTACCTGCTCATGCGAGACCTTGTTCGCAACTGCTGCGACTTCCTGACGGAACATCTCAGCTGCTGTGAGATAACCGTGCTTCCCAACTGA